The following are encoded together in the Acidicapsa ligni genome:
- a CDS encoding 3'-5' exoribonuclease YhaM family protein, with the protein MKEIYIADLVRLDENKPFDSTYLVLSKQQRTTKTAKPYLILSLGDNSGQIESRIWDPLDPRIAQDFNKGDVVKVRGCVSRFEGVLQLKVDQLRKVGASEFDRMDLLPSTTYDIDGLWAQLEQAVAGFTNPYLQLLVNTMLAEPQLRAAFREAPAAKQLHHAFLGGLLEHVVSLVGLAERVVPHYPILMKDLVLTGVILHDIGKIRELAWETGFEYTLEGTLLGHIQIGASMIEKVIDSIPGFPQRLKILVLHVILSHHGKLEFGSPKLPMIPEALMLNFLDDMDAKMQTLVSEFQKAARQGKGPGDMTDRIWALDQRTMLNSRAWLAEDRTVEAEVPAESIDTATTEAEQEYQPQSLLFPS; encoded by the coding sequence ATGAAAGAAATCTACATCGCCGATCTAGTCCGCCTGGACGAAAACAAACCCTTCGATAGCACCTACCTGGTGCTCAGCAAACAGCAGCGCACAACCAAGACTGCCAAGCCGTATTTAATACTTTCGCTGGGGGACAACTCCGGGCAGATCGAGTCGCGCATCTGGGATCCGCTAGACCCGCGTATCGCGCAGGATTTCAACAAGGGCGACGTGGTCAAGGTGCGTGGATGCGTCTCGCGTTTTGAGGGCGTGTTGCAGTTGAAAGTCGATCAACTGCGTAAGGTGGGCGCATCCGAATTTGACCGCATGGACCTGCTGCCCTCTACGACCTATGACATCGACGGGCTGTGGGCGCAATTGGAGCAGGCGGTGGCCGGCTTCACCAATCCATATCTGCAACTGCTGGTGAACACGATGCTGGCGGAGCCCCAGTTGCGTGCGGCATTCCGCGAGGCTCCGGCGGCCAAGCAATTGCATCACGCCTTTCTCGGCGGCTTGCTGGAGCATGTGGTGAGCCTGGTCGGGCTGGCAGAGCGGGTGGTGCCGCATTATCCAATTCTGATGAAAGACCTGGTGTTGACCGGCGTAATCCTGCATGACATTGGCAAGATTCGCGAACTGGCCTGGGAGACAGGCTTTGAGTACACGTTGGAGGGTACTTTGCTGGGGCATATCCAGATAGGAGCTTCGATGATTGAAAAAGTCATCGACAGTATTCCCGGCTTTCCGCAGCGTCTCAAGATATTGGTTCTGCATGTGATCCTGAGCCATCACGGCAAATTGGAGTTTGGTTCACCCAAGCTGCCAATGATTCCCGAGGCGTTGATGCTTAATTTTCTCGATGACATGGACGCCAAGATGCAGACGCTTGTGTCTGAGTTCCAGAAGGCTGCCCGGCAGGGCAAAGGCCCCGGCGATATGACGGATCGCATCTGGGCGCTGGATCAGCGGACGATGCTGAATTCGCGAGCGTGGCTGGCCGAGGACAGAACTGTGGAAGCAGAGGTCCCCGCGGAGTCAATCGACACGGCGACGACCGAAGCGGAGCAGGAATATCAGCCGCAATCCTTATTGTTTCCGAGCTGA
- a CDS encoding EVE domain-containing protein has translation MSYFLFKTEPDVYSFDDFLRDKETIWDNVNNATAVMHLRQMSKGAKWIFYHTGDERTAVGTGTVLSVDPTDPKVPIVKVKVGKRLKTPKTLAMIKAEPIFAKSPLVIIGRLSVVPLTEDQWYWFVD, from the coding sequence ATGAGCTACTTTCTTTTCAAGACCGAGCCGGATGTTTATTCCTTCGATGATTTTTTGCGCGACAAAGAAACCATCTGGGACAACGTGAACAATGCGACCGCCGTAATGCACCTCCGGCAGATGTCCAAGGGCGCAAAGTGGATTTTTTATCATACGGGCGATGAACGCACCGCAGTTGGAACAGGGACCGTTCTGAGCGTGGACCCGACGGATCCCAAGGTTCCAATCGTGAAAGTAAAGGTCGGCAAACGGCTCAAGACGCCCAAAACACTGGCTATGATCAAGGCCGAACCGATCTTTGCGAAGTCGCCGCTGGTAATCATCGGAAGGCTTTCCGTAGTCCCGCTCACCGAGGATCAGTGGTACTGGTTTGTAGACTGA
- the aroC gene encoding chorismate synthase, with protein sequence MLRFETAGESHGEALIALISGLPAGLPVDFDFINHELWRRQQGFGRGGRMKIETDKIHVLSGVRHGKTIGSPIAIQIANHDWKNWEEKLPVEAGDLTKHQVVASPRPGHADLPGALKYNFKDARYVLERASARESTSRVAAGGFAKLLLRYLGIEVASHVIRVGRVELQRPATWDEIVAVTRKPEILLSCVDPETEERMKEEVAETSRTGDTIGGIFEVVVHGLPPGVGTYANWDERLDGLLAWAVMSLQAVKAVEIGRGVTAAESFGSQVHDAIHYGPVDAEKQTRFTRHQNNAGGIEGGISNGEDVVVRGYLKPISTLRRPLESVRFDTREATSASYERSDICVVPAAGVAAEAMVAYIVAQQVLEKFGGDSAEELKRNYDGYLDQIRHF encoded by the coding sequence ATGTTACGTTTTGAAACTGCCGGAGAGTCGCACGGCGAGGCTTTGATTGCGCTCATTTCAGGGCTGCCTGCGGGCCTCCCGGTGGACTTTGACTTCATCAACCACGAGCTTTGGCGGCGTCAGCAGGGCTTTGGCCGCGGCGGCCGGATGAAGATCGAGACGGACAAAATTCACGTCCTTTCCGGTGTGCGCCACGGCAAAACCATCGGTTCGCCTATCGCCATCCAGATCGCCAATCATGATTGGAAGAACTGGGAAGAGAAGCTGCCGGTTGAGGCAGGCGACCTGACAAAGCACCAGGTTGTAGCCTCGCCACGTCCCGGGCATGCGGACCTTCCGGGCGCGCTCAAGTACAACTTCAAAGACGCGCGCTATGTTCTGGAGCGGGCTTCGGCGCGTGAGTCCACTTCGCGCGTGGCTGCTGGCGGCTTTGCCAAGCTTTTGCTGCGCTATTTGGGAATAGAGGTGGCCAGCCACGTAATTCGCGTAGGCCGTGTCGAACTTCAGCGCCCTGCGACCTGGGACGAAATTGTCGCGGTCACCCGGAAGCCTGAAATTCTGCTGAGCTGCGTCGATCCAGAGACCGAAGAACGCATGAAGGAAGAAGTCGCGGAGACCTCGCGTACCGGCGACACCATCGGCGGTATTTTCGAGGTTGTCGTGCATGGTTTGCCTCCAGGCGTGGGCACATACGCTAACTGGGATGAGCGCCTCGACGGCCTGCTTGCCTGGGCCGTGATGAGCCTGCAAGCGGTAAAGGCGGTCGAGATTGGCCGCGGAGTTACGGCGGCGGAGTCCTTTGGCTCACAGGTACATGATGCGATTCATTATGGGCCTGTGGACGCGGAGAAACAGACACGTTTCACCCGTCATCAAAACAATGCCGGTGGGATCGAGGGTGGTATTTCGAACGGAGAAGACGTGGTCGTTCGCGGCTATCTCAAGCCGATCTCGACGCTGCGCAGACCGCTTGAATCGGTACGTTTCGACACGCGTGAGGCAACCAGCGCCAGCTACGAACGAAGTGATATCTGCGTCGTTCCAGCGGCGGGCGTGGCTGCGGAGGCGATGGTCGCTTACATCGTTGCTCAACAGGTGTTGGAGAAGTTCGGCGGCGATTCTGCCGAGGAGTTGAAACGCAATTACGATGGCTATCTGGACCAGATTCGTCATTTCTAG
- the def gene encoding peptide deformylase encodes MILPIVKYPEPVLQQPGEPVTEFDDELRKFVADMFETMYAAQGIGLAAPQVGVSKRITVIDLSNAKDPEKKMVLVNPEIIQRSGRLYEEEGCLSFPEIREKVVRAAKVRIRAQDEFGEWFEAEGEELLSRCMQHEIDHLDGTLFIFRISSLKRDLALRKIRKMQRAGEW; translated from the coding sequence ATGATTTTGCCAATTGTGAAATATCCGGAGCCAGTGCTACAGCAACCTGGCGAGCCGGTTACAGAGTTTGACGACGAACTGCGGAAATTTGTAGCCGACATGTTCGAGACAATGTACGCGGCGCAGGGCATCGGCTTGGCTGCGCCGCAGGTTGGCGTGTCCAAGCGTATTACGGTCATCGACCTGAGCAATGCCAAGGATCCCGAGAAGAAGATGGTCCTTGTCAATCCGGAGATTATCCAGCGCAGTGGCAGACTCTATGAAGAAGAAGGCTGCTTGAGCTTCCCCGAGATTCGCGAGAAAGTTGTGCGAGCGGCCAAGGTGCGCATCCGGGCTCAGGATGAGTTTGGGGAGTGGTTTGAGGCCGAGGGTGAGGAGTTGCTCTCGCGTTGTATGCAGCACGAGATCGACCACCTGGATGGCACGCTGTTTATCTTCCGAATCAGCAGTTTGAAACGCGACCTGGCGTTGCGCAAGATCCGCAAGATGCAGCGGGCCGGGGAATGGTAG
- the fmt gene encoding methionyl-tRNA formyltransferase, translating into MKRLRLVFCGTPQFAVPTLHALIGAGHEITLVVTQPDRAVGRKQELTAPPVKQAALVTGLAVTQPEKIKNNLEFRAQLELIAPDAIVVVAYGRIIPAWMLALPRLGCINLHGSLLPKYRGAAPIQWAVAMGETVTGNTTMLLEEGLDTGPILLQQQTPIRSDQTAVDLFEELAATGAPLVVETLSGLADGSVHPRPQDHSQATLARILERDDGRMDFATHTATELWNRWRGFQPWPGAFSTLDGKKLIAHTVKPGVFARSGQPGELNIQNDTLQVCCADGSWLELIELQLEGKKRMTAAEFLRGNSIASSARLGG; encoded by the coding sequence TTGAAGCGGCTAAGGCTGGTGTTCTGCGGAACGCCTCAGTTTGCCGTGCCTACCTTGCATGCTCTGATTGGTGCTGGACATGAGATTACCCTGGTCGTCACACAGCCGGATCGCGCTGTAGGCCGTAAGCAGGAACTGACTGCTCCGCCGGTGAAGCAGGCTGCTTTGGTCACCGGGCTGGCTGTTACCCAGCCTGAAAAGATCAAAAATAATCTTGAATTTCGTGCGCAGTTGGAGTTGATTGCTCCCGATGCGATTGTGGTTGTTGCTTACGGCCGCATCATTCCGGCGTGGATGCTGGCATTGCCAAGGCTAGGCTGCATCAATCTGCATGGATCGCTGCTGCCCAAATATCGTGGGGCCGCACCGATTCAGTGGGCGGTCGCGATGGGCGAAACAGTCACTGGCAACACCACGATGCTGCTTGAAGAGGGCCTCGATACCGGGCCGATTTTGCTGCAACAGCAAACCCCGATACGTTCGGATCAGACTGCCGTGGACCTCTTTGAAGAGCTTGCCGCAACAGGCGCTCCGCTGGTTGTGGAGACCCTGTCTGGGCTTGCAGATGGCAGCGTGCATCCACGACCGCAGGATCATTCGCAGGCCACACTGGCGCGGATTCTTGAGCGCGATGACGGGCGTATGGATTTTGCCACCCATACTGCGACGGAGCTGTGGAATCGCTGGCGCGGCTTTCAGCCCTGGCCCGGCGCGTTCTCTACTCTGGATGGAAAAAAGCTGATCGCGCATACAGTAAAACCTGGTGTTTTCGCACGCTCCGGACAGCCGGGAGAACTCAATATTCAAAACGATACGCTGCAGGTTTGCTGTGCTGACGGAAGCTGGCTGGAATTGATTGAGCTGCAACTCGAAGGCAAGAAGCGGATGACCGCCGCCGAATTTTTGCGTGGGAACTCTATTGCAAGCAGCGCGAGATTGGGCGGATGA
- the rsmB gene encoding 16S rRNA (cytosine(967)-C(5))-methyltransferase RsmB, producing MMTAKSSSDPALKLTIKPKSVAISPARREAFAILLELERGHSYADDLLRGQRVTALSQQDRNLCTTLVLGVLRWQIRLDSAIHPLLARPNARLDPEIRIALRLGGFQLLFLDRIPAHAAIGESVGLAKAAGHKFASGMVNAILRKLTVVAKPSVDVPEHLSPVELAEASGHPVWLVERWVSFYGSETARAICLHGQQQPIVALRLDSVTAEDELAAEGIRVEAGALLTAARVVAAGDVTASVAFREGRVRIQEEGSQLIAELAGSGSQILDCCAAPGGKTLILAANNPTARVVASEASAARLSAMQRRLSSTANQASIRRIEFRQADAAVRQDGDAFDLVLVDVPCSGTGTLGRNPEIRHRLQPADLERHHKQQCAILRAALQSTIVGGRLVYSTCSLEPEENEAVVAEVLIEAGNWKWVSFAARIRELQTEGRLTDSGVEHLLQCVGNDGALRLLPGKLATDGFFVVLLERVS from the coding sequence ATGATGACAGCTAAATCGTCCTCAGACCCTGCTCTCAAACTCACCATAAAGCCGAAGTCCGTTGCAATTTCTCCTGCAAGGCGTGAGGCATTTGCGATTTTGCTTGAGTTGGAGCGCGGCCACTCGTATGCAGACGATCTGCTGCGCGGGCAGCGAGTGACCGCGCTTTCGCAGCAGGATCGTAATCTCTGCACAACGCTGGTGCTCGGGGTACTGCGGTGGCAGATTCGGCTTGATTCTGCGATTCATCCGCTGCTGGCGCGGCCCAACGCGCGACTCGATCCGGAGATTCGCATTGCGCTTCGGCTTGGCGGTTTTCAGCTACTCTTTCTCGATCGCATTCCGGCTCATGCTGCGATTGGCGAGAGCGTCGGGCTGGCCAAGGCTGCCGGGCACAAATTTGCATCGGGAATGGTGAATGCGATTTTGCGCAAGTTGACGGTCGTCGCAAAACCGTCGGTGGATGTGCCCGAACATCTTTCGCCTGTCGAACTCGCCGAGGCCTCGGGGCATCCGGTGTGGCTGGTGGAGCGATGGGTGAGCTTTTATGGCTCTGAGACTGCGCGTGCCATCTGCCTGCACGGGCAACAGCAGCCGATTGTCGCTCTGCGCCTTGATTCCGTCACGGCTGAGGATGAGCTTGCAGCCGAGGGGATTCGCGTTGAAGCGGGTGCGTTATTAACGGCCGCACGGGTAGTTGCTGCAGGAGATGTAACTGCCTCGGTAGCGTTTCGCGAAGGGCGTGTGCGGATACAGGAAGAAGGTTCGCAACTCATTGCAGAGCTGGCGGGCAGCGGCTCGCAGATACTCGACTGCTGCGCTGCGCCGGGCGGCAAGACGCTTATTCTTGCTGCGAATAATCCCACCGCCAGGGTTGTTGCGTCGGAGGCGAGCGCTGCGAGATTAAGCGCCATGCAGCGGCGGCTTTCCAGCACCGCGAATCAGGCATCTATTCGTCGAATCGAGTTTCGTCAGGCGGATGCAGCCGTGCGTCAGGACGGCGATGCCTTCGATCTGGTGCTGGTCGATGTGCCGTGCAGCGGAACGGGCACCCTGGGGCGCAATCCGGAGATTCGGCATCGTCTGCAGCCTGCCGATCTGGAGCGGCATCATAAGCAGCAATGCGCCATTCTCCGCGCGGCTTTGCAGTCCACGATTGTTGGCGGAAGACTGGTCTACTCCACCTGCTCACTTGAGCCGGAGGAAAATGAGGCCGTCGTTGCTGAAGTTTTAATCGAGGCAGGGAACTGGAAGTGGGTTTCGTTTGCAGCGCGAATTCGCGAATTGCAGACTGAAGGCCGACTCACGGATTCTGGCGTAGAGCACTTGTTGCAATGCGTTGGCAACGATGGCGCGCTGCGCCTGCTGCCCGGGAAGCTGGCTACGGATGGATTCTTTGTAGTGCTGCTGGAGCGGGTTTCCTAA
- a CDS encoding PASTA domain-containing protein — MKIKLQPIQNFFQGASILLGLVLVALLSAVTTMHFAIHGREVRVPVLKDMTVAEARSQTAGLGLDLEVDNRYYSADVAAGHILSQSPIPGSVVRREWRVRVSESLGPQKVEVPSVLGNEERMASLNLRRVGLESGATAQLPYSGAAPGTVLAQDPPPKAQGIERPSVNLLIAASDDTVADGFVMPDLTGLPVLTAQGILSRVGIKYNIPNFVDVPGQPIPSVPPVSAISTSASAPAPVAPANLPKPPVQPGVVVSQQPPVGYRIEVGSSVTLNVAK; from the coding sequence ATGAAGATCAAACTGCAACCAATTCAGAACTTCTTCCAGGGCGCGTCCATCCTGTTGGGTCTGGTGCTAGTGGCGCTGCTTTCCGCAGTGACCACAATGCACTTCGCCATACATGGCAGAGAAGTTCGCGTCCCTGTTTTGAAGGATATGACGGTTGCGGAGGCACGCAGCCAGACTGCCGGACTGGGGCTCGATCTCGAGGTCGATAATCGCTACTATTCCGCAGATGTTGCTGCCGGACACATCCTATCGCAATCCCCGATTCCCGGCTCGGTAGTACGGCGCGAATGGCGCGTACGTGTTTCTGAGAGCCTTGGCCCTCAGAAAGTTGAGGTGCCCAGCGTGCTCGGCAATGAGGAGCGGATGGCTTCGCTAAATCTGCGTCGCGTAGGCCTGGAATCAGGCGCCACGGCGCAGCTTCCCTACTCCGGCGCTGCACCCGGCACGGTGCTCGCCCAGGATCCTCCACCGAAGGCGCAGGGAATCGAGCGCCCCAGCGTCAACCTGCTGATAGCTGCTTCCGACGATACCGTCGCGGATGGCTTCGTGATGCCCGACCTGACCGGCCTGCCAGTACTGACCGCGCAAGGCATTTTGAGCCGTGTGGGTATTAAGTACAACATACCTAATTTTGTGGATGTGCCAGGCCAGCCGATCCCATCCGTACCACCGGTATCGGCAATCTCAACTTCCGCTTCTGCGCCCGCTCCGGTCGCGCCAGCGAATCTCCCAAAGCCGCCGGTTCAGCCAGGAGTGGTGGTGAGTCAGCAACCGCCAGTCGGCTATCGCATCGAGGTCGGCTCATCTGTCACGTTGAACGTTGCCAAGTAG
- a CDS encoding OsmC family protein — MIASSEWKPTETNPNLYEGHSESGHTILFDASPEHSDGLSPMEAVLSALCGCTSVDVVNILKKKRQPITSLTVSAVAEQQAEPPRYFNKIRLIYKVGGQLDRKAVEDAVALSKDKYCSVSAMLEKSAKIEFVIEYEDIDQMAQD; from the coding sequence ATGATCGCCAGTAGTGAATGGAAGCCGACAGAAACAAATCCCAATCTTTATGAGGGTCACTCCGAGTCAGGCCACACGATTCTCTTTGACGCCTCGCCAGAGCACTCGGACGGACTAAGTCCGATGGAAGCTGTGCTCTCAGCCTTATGCGGCTGCACCTCGGTCGATGTCGTCAACATCCTGAAGAAAAAGCGCCAGCCGATCACCAGCCTCACGGTCTCTGCCGTGGCGGAACAGCAGGCCGAGCCTCCGCGTTACTTCAACAAGATTCGCCTGATCTACAAGGTTGGCGGCCAGCTAGACCGCAAAGCGGTTGAGGATGCGGTGGCACTCTCCAAGGACAAGTACTGCTCCGTCTCCGCCATGCTCGAGAAGTCCGCAAAGATCGAATTCGTCATCGAATATGAAGACATAGATCAGATGGCCCAGGACTAG
- a CDS encoding cation-efflux pump, producing MSASTLLPEMTAAKRRVAMHSMLAAAAMTALKLAAGLLSGSLGVLSDGAHSGLDLIGSALTFFSVRVSDKPADEDHTYGHAKFENLSAFVEAGLMAISCAWIIWEAMQRIFHHDGVVHFSIWPVLVLVTSIVVDYWRSRQLRAVALQYNSTALAADAFHFASDIWSTLAVLAGLILSWIGSLAGIGWLSYADPVAAILVSLMILRLTWKLTRETSAVLLDAAPAETRQKILRAVKAVDGVLAIEQARVRRAGSSTFADLTLALPRSFTFEHTGELVRAATEAVQRVVPEVDVVIHTVPRESSTESIFDRIRAVAARNNVAVHEVSVQSIRGKLRVEQHVELNESLTLAAAHTFVTAMEKEILRDVPELDDVITHIESEPATIERPQPISKQGEQESEAVIVERSLRTVAANFPEIIDVHEILVGRSAEHIQISCHCTLPDALTMRRVHEIITNLEDRLKLQCPEVSKVLIHPEPETDNHR from the coding sequence ATGTCTGCCAGCACCCTACTTCCGGAAATGACCGCGGCCAAACGTCGAGTCGCAATGCATTCGATGCTCGCTGCTGCAGCCATGACCGCCCTCAAGCTGGCTGCGGGATTATTGAGTGGATCGCTCGGCGTACTCTCGGATGGAGCCCACTCCGGTCTCGATCTGATTGGATCGGCGCTTACATTTTTCTCCGTTCGCGTCTCCGACAAACCTGCGGACGAAGATCACACTTACGGTCACGCTAAATTCGAAAATCTTTCTGCCTTTGTCGAAGCCGGACTGATGGCCATCTCCTGCGCATGGATCATCTGGGAAGCGATGCAGCGCATCTTTCATCATGACGGTGTCGTGCATTTTTCCATCTGGCCAGTCTTGGTGCTGGTGACCTCGATCGTCGTGGACTATTGGCGATCGCGCCAGTTGCGTGCTGTCGCGCTTCAGTACAACAGCACAGCACTTGCAGCAGACGCATTTCACTTCGCTTCCGACATCTGGTCCACACTGGCCGTACTCGCCGGATTGATTCTGAGCTGGATTGGAAGCCTTGCCGGTATCGGCTGGCTTAGTTACGCCGATCCAGTTGCGGCAATCCTAGTTTCGCTGATGATCCTGCGCCTGACGTGGAAGCTGACGCGCGAGACCTCCGCAGTATTACTTGATGCTGCACCCGCTGAGACCAGGCAGAAAATCCTGCGCGCGGTGAAGGCCGTGGATGGAGTGCTGGCGATCGAACAAGCTCGCGTTCGCCGCGCCGGTTCTTCAACATTCGCCGACCTCACACTCGCCCTGCCGCGCAGCTTTACCTTCGAGCATACCGGCGAACTGGTACGCGCCGCGACTGAGGCCGTGCAGCGTGTTGTGCCGGAGGTTGATGTAGTCATCCACACCGTGCCCCGCGAAAGCTCGACTGAAAGCATCTTCGACCGCATTCGCGCCGTGGCCGCCCGTAACAATGTTGCGGTCCATGAGGTCAGCGTGCAATCCATCCGGGGCAAGCTGCGTGTGGAGCAGCATGTCGAGTTGAACGAATCTCTGACGCTGGCAGCCGCGCATACCTTTGTCACCGCAATGGAAAAAGAAATTCTGCGCGATGTTCCAGAACTGGACGATGTGATTACCCACATCGAAAGCGAGCCTGCCACTATCGAGCGTCCTCAGCCGATCAGCAAACAGGGCGAGCAGGAAAGTGAAGCTGTAATCGTGGAGCGCTCTCTGCGTACCGTCGCGGCAAACTTCCCAGAGATCATCGACGTACATGAGATTCTCGTAGGACGCTCAGCCGAACACATCCAAATATCCTGCCATTGCACACTGCCGGATGCGCTCACCATGCGGCGTGTACACGAAATCATTACCAACCTCGAAGATCGTCTCAAGCTACAGTGTCCAGAGGTCAGTAAGGTACTGATTCACCCGGAGCCGGAGACGGATAATCATCGGTAG
- a CDS encoding ubiquinone/menaquinone biosynthesis methyltransferase: MSARSAMSTKEIASGAKPQGVADEQGASAAVQQMFNSIAPRYDLLNHVLSANIDRLWWRRTARRFRNITANPDAAILDICCGTGDMTMALLKHRPATARPIISADFAREMLSRGAHKFAGKGAIPLEADALHLPLRPASLDLITTAFGFRNLANYRAGLEEFHRVLKPGAQLGILDFSEPTGLIGKIYQVYFKRVLPAIGRLICGKDGPYNYLPASVQRFPPPMEMLALMREVGFRDVRWTPYTFGIAGLYTGTRA; this comes from the coding sequence ATGTCTGCTAGATCTGCCATGTCCACCAAAGAAATCGCCTCTGGCGCAAAGCCGCAAGGCGTAGCCGACGAGCAGGGAGCATCGGCTGCCGTGCAGCAGATGTTCAACTCTATCGCGCCGCGTTACGACCTGCTCAATCACGTACTGTCCGCCAACATCGATCGCCTCTGGTGGCGGCGCACAGCACGGCGTTTTCGCAACATTACAGCCAATCCCGACGCTGCTATTCTCGACATCTGCTGCGGCACGGGAGATATGACGATGGCGCTGCTCAAGCATCGCCCCGCAACTGCCCGGCCAATCATCTCTGCGGATTTCGCTCGTGAAATGCTTAGCCGTGGCGCGCATAAATTTGCGGGCAAGGGTGCAATCCCACTCGAAGCAGATGCCTTACATCTACCGCTGCGTCCAGCATCACTCGATCTGATCACCACGGCTTTTGGATTTCGCAATCTCGCCAACTATCGTGCAGGGCTGGAAGAGTTTCATCGCGTCCTCAAGCCCGGAGCGCAGCTTGGCATTCTCGATTTCAGCGAGCCAACTGGATTGATCGGCAAGATATATCAGGTTTATTTCAAACGCGTATTACCTGCGATCGGGCGCCTTATCTGCGGCAAGGACGGCCCCTACAACTATCTGCCTGCATCCGTGCAAAGATTTCCTCCGCCCATGGAAATGCTGGCGTTAATGCGCGAGGTGGGCTTTCGAGACGTGCGCTGGACGCCGTATACATTCGGCATTGCAGGCCTGTACACAGGCACACGAGCCTGA
- the aroB gene encoding 3-dehydroquinate synthase, whose protein sequence is MQIVRVETPSAKYQVFTGTGLISTLEPRMVRIAGKLPKRVFVLTSPEIWELWANKFLASFTIDPVVLFLAPGERNKRLGSVEKLARQMAAAGGDRSSLLIAFGGGIVGDVGGFLAAIYMRGIEYFQIPSTFLSQVDSSVGGKTGVNLPEGKNLVGSFHHPLAVFADMDLLGTLPDRELRAGLFESVKAGMIRDSSLLRYLEENRDKVLARDPAALEKIIASSIRMKAEVVGKDERENGLRMILNLGHTLGHAIESVTGYRKLLHGEAVGWGLIAALYLGKVRGTINTKQFDRLMRLVYLYGPLPALKLNAQKLVAATAKDKKHLGNVRRFVLPVGIGDACVVEDVSPEELLAAAQYMLALAKELPARNEA, encoded by the coding sequence ATGCAGATCGTACGCGTAGAAACCCCTTCCGCAAAATACCAGGTCTTCACTGGCACGGGCCTGATCAGCACGCTTGAACCCCGCATGGTGCGGATCGCAGGCAAGCTGCCCAAGCGCGTCTTTGTGCTTACTTCACCAGAGATCTGGGAACTCTGGGCGAACAAGTTTCTTGCCTCGTTCACCATCGATCCCGTTGTGCTGTTTCTCGCGCCGGGCGAGCGTAATAAGCGCCTCGGCTCCGTGGAAAAGCTGGCTCGGCAGATGGCTGCCGCGGGCGGCGACCGCAGTTCTCTGCTCATCGCATTTGGTGGCGGCATCGTCGGCGATGTAGGCGGGTTTCTCGCAGCGATCTACATGCGCGGCATCGAATATTTTCAGATTCCCTCAACATTTCTTTCACAGGTGGATTCGTCCGTTGGCGGCAAGACGGGCGTGAATCTGCCCGAGGGTAAAAACCTTGTCGGCAGCTTTCATCATCCGCTGGCTGTTTTCGCCGATATGGACCTGCTCGGCACTCTGCCTGATCGTGAGTTGCGAGCGGGGCTTTTTGAAAGCGTAAAAGCGGGCATGATTCGCGATAGCAGCCTGTTGCGCTATCTCGAAGAGAATCGCGATAAAGTGTTGGCGCGTGACCCCGCTGCTCTTGAAAAAATAATTGCTTCTTCGATTCGCATGAAGGCTGAAGTCGTTGGCAAGGATGAGCGCGAGAACGGCCTGCGCATGATTTTGAACCTCGGCCACACGCTCGGTCACGCTATTGAATCCGTTACTGGCTATCGCAAACTGCTACATGGAGAGGCCGTGGGCTGGGGCCTGATTGCTGCACTCTATCTAGGCAAGGTACGCGGAACGATCAACACCAAGCAGTTCGATCGATTAATGCGCCTGGTCTATCTCTATGGGCCGCTGCCGGCGCTGAAACTGAATGCGCAAAAGTTAGTCGCAGCCACGGCAAAGGACAAGAAGCACCTTGGCAATGTACGCAGATTTGTGTTGCCCGTAGGCATCGGCGATGCATGCGTGGTTGAAGATGTCAGCCCTGAAGAGCTGCTTGCAGCCGCGCAGTACATGCTTGCCCTGGCCAAGGAACTGCCCGCCAGAAATGAGGCCTGA